A stretch of Fundicoccus culcitae DNA encodes these proteins:
- a CDS encoding M protein trans-acting positive regulator PRD domain-containing protein, translating into MRQIMSRTNVRRMDLIQFLYDENDWVTLDSIVQAVGCSEKTFLKDIAELEAIFPTIKINNIQKLYRLELENDSDIQQIMKYFLAEIPMLKMVEDMLYKPINHLNEVAEATNSSEPTMYRLLAEFNQFLRKQYNIEIKGRPYYFEGNEVDIRFFYYQYFTERYCIMEWPFPTIDEKPFEELILYFTKSNNLPMKFASFRSMKLMTAVNLLRGLAGHNIENIDDSIREYYDQKQKNPKFLQQAEYFQTTFGKPLDYDQIFDLFVNFNHTNHYFNYAELVEASQTDAKVKALLSDIEAMVSHLKKTFGLELTNPEAYIFTLYNTVLIDRQNTTSSFLLVDRIGNFCHKLKKKYPDFYQEVEQAAIYLVKHYNSKCTTTLQNYLIYIIFNHWDQLVVQLNEIEPKIYILVISDLDDFHVKAICDLANYYTSQNVIVEAFQDLTIDINNLEQSKYHIIATNVHIEQIKNKQIIFYDDLITNEVIIKVQKALFDVRANLKNS; encoded by the coding sequence ATGCGCCAGATAATGAGTAGAACGAATGTTAGGCGTATGGATTTAATTCAATTTTTATATGATGAAAATGATTGGGTAACGCTTGATTCTATCGTGCAAGCCGTTGGTTGTTCTGAAAAAACTTTCTTAAAAGATATTGCAGAACTCGAAGCGATATTCCCAACAATAAAAATAAATAATATTCAAAAACTATATCGACTTGAATTAGAAAACGATTCGGATATCCAACAAATTATGAAATATTTTTTAGCGGAAATACCGATGCTAAAAATGGTTGAAGACATGCTGTATAAGCCAATTAATCACTTAAACGAAGTGGCTGAAGCAACTAATTCAAGCGAACCGACCATGTATCGCTTATTAGCCGAGTTCAATCAGTTTTTGCGCAAGCAATATAATATTGAAATTAAAGGACGGCCCTATTATTTTGAAGGCAATGAGGTGGATATACGGTTTTTCTATTATCAGTACTTCACGGAACGCTATTGTATAATGGAATGGCCTTTTCCAACAATAGACGAAAAGCCATTTGAAGAATTAATTTTATATTTTACCAAGAGTAACAATTTACCGATGAAGTTTGCCAGCTTTAGATCGATGAAGCTTATGACGGCGGTCAATCTATTGCGGGGGTTAGCGGGTCATAACATTGAAAATATTGATGATTCCATTCGTGAGTATTATGACCAAAAACAGAAAAACCCTAAATTTTTGCAGCAAGCGGAGTATTTTCAAACAACGTTTGGCAAACCCCTTGATTATGACCAAATTTTTGATTTGTTTGTCAATTTTAATCATACAAACCATTACTTTAATTATGCTGAACTGGTCGAAGCCAGTCAAACAGATGCCAAAGTGAAGGCTCTTTTGTCAGATATAGAAGCAATGGTCAGCCATTTAAAAAAGACCTTTGGCTTGGAATTAACTAATCCAGAAGCTTATATATTTACGCTGTATAATACGGTTTTAATTGATCGTCAAAATACGACCTCGAGTTTCTTGCTGGTGGATCGAATCGGTAATTTTTGTCATAAACTTAAGAAAAAGTATCCTGATTTTTACCAAGAAGTTGAGCAGGCTGCGATTTATTTGGTGAAGCACTATAATTCAAAATGTACCACGACCTTACAAAACTATTTGATTTATATTATTTTTAATCATTGGGATCAACTAGTGGTTCAATTGAATGAAATTGAACCGAAGATTTATATTTTAGTTATCAGTGATTTGGATGATTTTCATGTGAAGGCGATCTGTGATCTCGCTAACTATTACACCTCACAAAATGTGATCGTTGAAGCCTTTCAAGATTTAACCATCGACATAAATAACTTGGAACAATCCAAATACCATATCATCGCCACCAATGTACATATTGAGCAAATCAAAAACAAGCAAATCATTTTTTACGATGATCTAATTACGAACGAGGTAATCATTAAAGTGCAAAAAGCCCTTTTTGATGTTCGTGCAAATTTGAAGAATAGCTAA
- a CDS encoding phosphohexomutase domain-containing protein, with translation MTLEKLINGSDIRGIAIKTDDHDVNLTEEAIRKIAHGFVHFLSEEKQIERRPLKIAVGVDSRLSGPAIKNSLIETFIEVGVEVLDAEMATTPAMFMATQYAEFDADGSIMVTASHLPYMYNGLKFFTKTGGAEHEDMDTLIKLADNPIEAPTKGSVSKIALIPRYAQDLVERIQKGTDSSEPLAGMRIVLDAGNGAGGFFASQVLAVLGADTRGSQFLDPDGNFPNHVPNPDNKEAMASIRQAVLDNQADLGIIFDTDVDRAAVVASNGEVINRNNLIAVLAHIVLEEEKGATIVTNSPTSSHLKTFINQLGGKQYRHISGYRNVINKAIELNAAGISTPLAIETSGHAAFRENYFLDDGAYVVAKILMLLPKLQSQGRQLSDLIQELQQPAETQEVRFPIKVDNFKAYGQQVIDDMAGFVEKTDGFDIETDNHEGIRVNVTEPFGSGWYLLRLSLHEPLLVLQVENDEAGANQKVFQQLYTFFRTYDALDLVKLDQQLDRD, from the coding sequence ATGACATTAGAAAAATTAATTAACGGATCCGATATCCGCGGTATTGCGATTAAAACGGACGACCATGACGTTAACCTCACAGAGGAAGCCATCCGTAAAATCGCCCATGGTTTTGTGCATTTTTTAAGCGAAGAAAAACAGATTGAACGCCGTCCGTTAAAGATTGCGGTGGGTGTGGATAGTCGCTTGAGTGGACCCGCAATAAAAAACAGTTTAATTGAGACATTTATTGAAGTGGGTGTTGAAGTTTTGGATGCCGAGATGGCGACGACACCGGCTATGTTTATGGCAACGCAATATGCAGAATTTGATGCCGATGGCAGTATTATGGTGACCGCTAGTCATTTGCCGTATATGTATAATGGCTTGAAATTTTTTACGAAAACCGGTGGAGCGGAACATGAAGATATGGATACCCTTATAAAGCTAGCCGATAACCCAATTGAAGCCCCAACTAAAGGTTCTGTCAGCAAAATCGCTTTAATTCCGCGTTATGCCCAAGATTTAGTTGAACGGATTCAAAAAGGAACGGACAGTAGCGAACCATTGGCCGGCATGCGGATTGTATTAGATGCGGGTAATGGTGCGGGCGGCTTCTTTGCCAGTCAAGTATTAGCCGTTTTAGGCGCTGATACCCGTGGTAGTCAATTTTTAGATCCTGATGGCAATTTTCCAAATCATGTGCCTAACCCGGATAATAAAGAAGCGATGGCAAGTATTCGCCAAGCGGTTTTGGATAATCAAGCAGACCTAGGAATTATTTTTGATACAGATGTCGACCGGGCTGCGGTTGTGGCTTCCAATGGCGAGGTTATCAATCGGAACAATTTAATTGCCGTCCTAGCGCATATTGTGTTAGAGGAAGAGAAGGGGGCTACGATTGTAACAAATTCACCTACTTCTTCACATTTAAAAACTTTTATTAATCAATTAGGTGGTAAGCAATACCGACATATTTCGGGTTATCGTAACGTGATTAACAAAGCCATTGAATTAAATGCTGCTGGGATTTCGACGCCTTTAGCCATTGAAACCAGTGGGCATGCTGCCTTTAGAGAAAATTATTTTCTCGATGATGGGGCGTATGTGGTGGCGAAAATTTTGATGTTGTTGCCAAAACTACAGTCACAAGGCCGTCAATTAAGTGATTTGATTCAAGAATTGCAACAACCCGCTGAAACCCAAGAAGTACGCTTTCCTATTAAGGTTGACAACTTTAAAGCCTATGGGCAACAAGTCATTGATGATATGGCCGGGTTTGTTGAAAAGACGGATGGCTTTGATATTGAAACGGATAATCACGAAGGGATTCGTGTGAATGTTACAGAGCCCTTTGGGAGCGGCTGGTACTTGTTACGTTTAAGTTTGCATGAACCCCTGTTAGTCTTACAAGTCGAAAATGATGAAGCCGGAGCTAACCAAAAAGTCTTTCAGCAACTATATACCTTTTTTAGGACCTATGATGCACTTGATTTAGTAAAGCTAGATCAACAGCTTGATAGAGATTAA